The sequence below is a genomic window from Sporichthyaceae bacterium.
TGAGGACGACCTGGCCGGCTCGTTCGACGAGTGCACCGACTGGGCGAAGGTCCTGACCGGTGGCTACAACATCGGCTTCGGCCTGCGCACCACTTCGGCGCAGAACGTCATCATCCAGGCCCGTTTCAAGCGTGACGACCACGTCTACTACAAGGTCTTCAACCGCGAGGGCATCATCCCGGCGTTCGTGAACAAGGACGAGGTCACTCGCGTCGACCTGTTCATCCCGCAGGCCTGACCCAAGCAGTACGCGACGGTGTCGGACCGGGTTCGCCCGGTCCGACACCGTCATTCTCGTTCTCGCCGAAATCGACCCAGAGATCGGCTCGGCGAGCGATTTCGTGCACTGCATTAACCCGATCGGGTGAATATCTGATCGGGAATTCCCGCAAACGGCGCGGCAGATGCCGCCGGCCGAGCACCTCGACACGGTCCGGCGCAGTGTGGAACGTGAGGTCCTCCGGGCCGACGATCACCACCAGCGGACGGACGTGGACCGGCTCGCCGGCCGCCGCGGACAGCACCCGGGCCGCCTGCCAGGCCTGCGTCCGGGCCTGCGGGACGTAGGGCTTCGCGATCCCGTCGACGAGCACGTCCTCGCCCAGCACCCGCACCGTGACCCGCTCCGGATTCAGCTGGCGGCGCCACACTCGGTGCAGGCTCGGCAGCACGGTGAACACCCCGGCGGGCCCGATCACCAGGTGGCTGATCGGCGGTCGGTCCGGTCCGAGCGGCACCGAGTGCAGCACGCGCCAGGCCGCGCCGAGTCGATCCAACGTGATCGCCGTGCGACGTTCGGCCTCGGCGGCCTCTCGCAACCCGGCGTCCGGGGTGGTCCGGCTGCACAGGCGGGCCAGCAACGTGGGGACCGGGCGGGCGCGCACGAGCGCGCGGGCCGCGCTCTGGGCGACGGCCCCGGGTCGGTTCGTGCTCAAGTCCATCCACCCGAGTCTGGCCGCGGCCAGGTCGGGAAGCCGGTCCGACATGCGGGACCGGTCAGCCGGGTTCGCGCACCTGGGCCACCGCGCGCACCGGGGCGCCGTCGGCGCCGGCCAGCGCCAGCGGCATCAGCCAGACCGTGATCGTCCCCGGGACGCTGTCCTGGGCCGGCAGGGCGTCGAGATTCGTGAGGTTCTCGGCGATCACCGCGTGCCGCTGCGCCAGCAGTCGATGTGTGGGCAGATCGGGCGGGCCGGCGATCGAGGCGTCGACGCTGGGCGCATCGATGCCGATGGTGCGCACCCCGGCGTCCAGCACCAGCTGTGCGGCGGCCGGGCTGAGCCACGGGTGATTGGCGTACTCGGCGGTGCCCCAGTGCCGCGACCACCCGGTGCAGAGCAGCAGCACCGCCCCGGGCCGCAGCTGCCGCCGAACCGGGTCCAGGTCCGCGGTCTCGATCGCGGCGCCCGCGGCCAGGTGCCGCAGGTCGGCGACCACCGCCGGACCGACGAACCGGTCCAGCGGTAGCTCGTCGAGGCGGGGCAGGTCGTCGCCGACGTGGAACGGCGCGTCCACGTGGGTGCCGCTCTGCGAGCCGAGTTCCAGGGCGAGCAGGTTGTAACCGGCGGTGGGGATCCGTGCGGCCGGGCGCAGGCGGACGGTGGGGTCGCCGGGCCACACCGGCATCCCGTCCGTGACGGGATGCGACAGGTCGATCAGCACCGGTGTGTCAGCGGCGCCCGGAGGCCGGGTAGGCCCGATCGGGTCGGATCAGCACGGCGGTGCGGCGCTCCTCGCGCATCGCGGCGTCGTAGGCGTCCCAGTCGTCGTGGGTTCCGCCGCAGGACGCGAACACCTCGCGCAGCAGCACGCGCAGGCGTTCGGCGTCGATGCCGGGGCACGGGTCGTCCGGGCCGATCAGCTCGGCCTGGCCCTCGACGGCGCACCACTCCCAGCCCACGTGGACCGCGATCGTGCTCTGCGGGCGCAACCGGAGATTGGCCAGCTTGCGCGTGCCACCGATGGCGACGTAGCCGACCACGGGCTCGCCGGTGATCGGGTGGTTCAGCACCCCGGAGTTGACCAGCGAGCACTGCACCGACCCGTCGGCCCGGGTGGTCGAGACGATGGCCTGGCCCTTGTCGCGGCCCACGAGTTCCGTGTACTTGCTCAGATCAATCACGGGCCCGAACCTACGCTCACTTCACCCAGATCGCGTCGGCCAGCGTCTGCGCCAGCACGGTGTTGCCCGCCGGGCTGGGGTGGTCGCCGTCGGCGGCCAGCAGATGGGTGATCGTCCCGGCGGCCGCGAAGGCCCGCCGCGTGGACAGGAAGTCGCTCGCGGTGGCCTGTGCGGCCGCCCGGATCGCGTCGTTGGCCGAGGTGGTGGCAGCGGCCGCGGCTTTGCGCTGTCGCGCGGTGTACGCGGCGCGGGCCACGGCGCCGGCCTTGAAGGCGTTCCAATAGCCGAAGGTCAGCACCCGCGCGTGCGGGTTCAGCCGGGTGACGGTGTGGATCGCGGCGACCAGGTTGCCCTGGACCCGACGGGCCACGGCGCGGTAGGCCGCCACGCCCCAGCGGCCGTGCCCGACCTGCTGGAAAGCCCGCCGGTAGTCGTTGGCCCCGGCCACGATCACGACGGTGTCGGCCCTTCGGACCAGGTCCTGGGTCGCCGGCGC
It includes:
- a CDS encoding nuclease-related domain-containing protein, translating into MDLSTNRPGAVAQSAARALVRARPVPTLLARLCSRTTPDAGLREAAEAERRTAITLDRLGAAWRVLHSVPLGPDRPPISHLVIGPAGVFTVLPSLHRVWRRQLNPERVTVRVLGEDVLVDGIAKPYVPQARTQAWQAARVLSAAAGEPVHVRPLVVIVGPEDLTFHTAPDRVEVLGRRHLPRRLREFPIRYSPDRVNAVHEIARRADLWVDFGENENDGVGPGEPGPTPSRTAWVRPAG
- a CDS encoding cyclase family protein; this translates as MLIDLSHPVTDGMPVWPGDPTVRLRPAARIPTAGYNLLALELGSQSGTHVDAPFHVGDDLPRLDELPLDRFVGPAVVADLRHLAAGAAIETADLDPVRRQLRPGAVLLLCTGWSRHWGTAEYANHPWLSPAAAQLVLDAGVRTIGIDAPSVDASIAGPPDLPTHRLLAQRHAVIAENLTNLDALPAQDSVPGTITVWLMPLALAGADGAPVRAVAQVREPG
- a CDS encoding pyridoxamine 5'-phosphate oxidase, with protein sequence MIDLSKYTELVGRDKGQAIVSTTRADGSVQCSLVNSGVLNHPITGEPVVGYVAIGGTRKLANLRLRPQSTIAVHVGWEWCAVEGQAELIGPDDPCPGIDAERLRVLLREVFASCGGTHDDWDAYDAAMREERRTAVLIRPDRAYPASGRR
- a CDS encoding SGNH/GDSL hydrolase family protein, translated to MIRSRPLIARPLAGAGAVALASANFVALPPAVLANAAAVAVPGARVPDTAAGHRTAPDGLVVRDPHTGPTIPARTDHPTVMSEQRRLIVFGDSVANRKHCQCESFVNRYAKLVSDRAEVHVDNLAGDGQTTAAVRAVLAAPATQDLVRRADTVVIVAGANDYRRAFQQVGHGRWGVAAYRAVARRVQGNLVAAIHTVTRLNPHARVLTFGYWNAFKAGAVARAAYTARQRKAAAAATTSANDAIRAAAQATASDFLSTRRAFAAAGTITHLLAADGDHPSPAGNTVLAQTLADAIWVK